The Thermobifida halotolerans sequence GGCTCGGCGTGCTGTGGACCCTGGTGTTGGCCGCCGTGCCGGTGGAGAAGGCCCGGGCGCTCGCCGGTGTCCTGCTCTTTGTCGACACCGCCGGGTTCGGGGCGTTGTTTGTTGTGGCGCTGCTGCTGTTCGAACGGGTCGAGGGAACACGTGACGCCTTGGCGGTCACTCCGTTGCGCACCGCTGAGGGGATGACCGCCCGGTTGCTGCTGTTGACCGCGCTGTCGGTGCTCATCGCCTTCCCCATGCTGGTCGCGGCGGCTCGTGACCGGCCCGCGGAACTCGCCGGGGTGCTGGCGCCCGCCCTGCTGGGGGTGGCTGTCACCGCGCTGCTGTTCCTCACCGCGTGCCTGGCGGTGGGGGCGCGGTTCCGGGGGTTGTCGGGTTTCCTGCTGGCCATGCCGCCGGTGGTCGCGCCGCTGATTCTCGTGCCGCTGGCGTATGCCGGGGGAGTCCTGCACCATCCGGTGGTGCACGCGGTGCCCACCACCGTCGGAGTCGATCTGGTCCGTCTGGCCCTCGATCCTGGTTCGGTGGACCGGCATCCCGTCGTGCTCGCGCTCGCTGTCGGTTATGCGCTGGGCTGGGCGGCGGTGGGAGGGGTGACGGCGTGTCGCGCCGTTGCCATGGGACCGTCGCTCCCGGTGCCGCCCCCGTCTCCGAGGGGCGTCCGCGCGTCGGGCGGCGCGGTCTCCCCGCGTCGCACCTCCTTCCCGGTGGCGCGGTTCGCCCGCGTCGACCTGGTCGGTTCTCGGCGCGACCCGCTGCTGGTGCTGCTGCTGGCGGCGCCCGTGCTGCTCGCCGCCGCGATCCGAGTGTCTTTTCCCCAGGCTGTGGATATCGTCCGCGTCTCCTACGGAATCGATCTGGCCGCGCACACCCCCGCGGTGATGGCCACGCTCGTCCTGCTGCACGTGCCCATGATGTTCGGTGTCGTCGGCGGACTGCGCGCGGTGGAGGACGCCGACGAACGTGTGCTGTTGGTGTTGCGTGTCTCCCCACTCTCACTGTGGGCCTACCTGGGGTACCGCATGGTGGTCGCCGCTGCCGCCTCCCTGCTGGGGCTGGTGGTGGCCCTGCCGCTGAGCGGTCTGTCGCCCTCGGGATGGTCACCGGGGCTGGTGGTCGCCGTGGTTCTGGCCGCACTTCAGGCACCGGTGCTGGTGGTGTCGCTGACCGCGCTGGCCGCGGACAAGGTCACGGCCCTGGTCGTGGCCAAGGGAGCCGGAGCCGTGCTGGTTCTCGTCCCCGTCGTGCTGTGGGCGCTGCCGGACTGGTGGCGACTGCCGTTCCTGGTCCTGCCCCCGGCCTGGCCGGTGCTGGCGGTTCCCGAGTACGCCGCCGGGGCGCCGGGGCCGTGGGGATGCCTGCTCGGCGGGGTTCTGGTCACCGCCGTGGCCGTGGCCGTCCTCCTGGGGCGCACCCGGCGTGCGCTCGACGTGAGGTGACCCTCGGTACGTCGGCGACTCGGAGCACCGTTATCGCTCCGGTTCCCTGAGCGAGCGTCCGCCGGGATGACCCGTCGGGACGGTCCTCGGAGCGACCGCCCCTTACCGACGAGGACATCGCCCGCAAAAGCAGTGAGTGCCCGGGAGCCATACGGTGGACTGACTCCGAGCACGGGTGCGCCCCGGGGACCGGTGGTGTCTGGCGAGGCCGGGGCGGCTAGCGTGGGGAACCATGACCGAGCCGTGTGGACGGGCGGGCTTTTGCCCGGACGACCGGGGGCGCCGCGGTCCCGGCCGTGACGAGATCCGGTGGGTGACCGCGTTCTGGCGGGAGTTGGGGCTGCCCGGACTGGTTGACGTGCACACGCACTTCATGCCGGAGCGGGTGCTGGCCAAGGTGTGGGCGTACTTCGATGCCGCGGGGCCGCTGGTCGGCCGGAGTTGGCCGATCACCTACCGGTTCGCGGAAGAGGAGCGGACCGCACTCCTGCGGGCCTTCGGGGTGCGGGCGTTCACCTCCATGCTCTACCCGTACAAACCCGGCATGGCGGAGTGGCTGAACGCGTGGGCCGCCGACTTCGCCGCGCGCACCCCCGACTGTCTGCACACGGCGACGTTCTTTCCCGAACCCGACGCTCTGCGGTACGTGACGGAGGCGGTCGAGTCGGGGGCCCGGGTGTTCAAGGCCCACCTTCAGGTGGGCGGCTACGACCCGAACGATCCACGGCTCGACGGGGTCTGGGGGCTGCTGGAGGACCACGGCATCCCGGTGGTGACGCACTGCGGTTCCGGCCCGGTTCCCGGCGCGCACACCGGGCCGGAACCGGTCGCCGCCCTGCTCGCCAGGCATCCTCGGCTGCGCCTGGTCGTCGCGCACCTGGGCACCCCCGAGTACGCCGAGTTCATCGCCCTGGCGGGACGGTACCCGCGGGTCTGCCTGGACACGACGATGGCGTTCACCCGTTTCACGGAAGAGGCCGCGCCGTTCCCGCGCCGGGAACTTCCCCGCCTGCTGGACCTTCAGGGCCGCATCCTGCTCGGCACCGACTTCCCCAACATCCCCTACCCGTACGGGGAGGCGCTGCGGGCACTGGCCGACCTGGACCTGGGGGACGACTGGCTGCGTGACGTCTGCCACGACAACGCCGCCCGGCTCTTCGGGATCAGCTGAACCGGTTCCCGACAGCCCGGCTCCTTCCCCGGGCATCCGTCACGGGGCACAATCCGTGAACGGCCGTCTCGGCTGCTCCGGGAGACGCGGGGCCACTCGTGTTGTCCCCTGCCGATTGTCGCCCAACGGTTGTCGTCGCAGGTCACCGCATGCGGTGACCTGCGAGCGCGTGACCCGGTGAGTCCTGTCGGAAACACGTCACCCGCCACGCGGCCCCGGTGGTGCGAACGGGTTCCAGGACGTTGGACGCCGATGACAGCGGGCGTGGGGCACCGGCGCGCTCCGCGACCGGACGGACCGCCCGAACACCGCGGCACTCAGCGGTCCACCAGCCGAGCGAGTGCCGAAAGCCGCTCCTCCACCGGGCCGGTGACGGTGTGCACGGTCACCCCCGCGGTCCTGAGCTCCTCCAGGAGCAGTCGGTCCGACAGGACACGGAAGTGCTCGCTGATCGGCTTCACCGGATCGGTGAGGGGGAACTCGACGGGAAGATGGACGAAGACGTCGTAGGTGGCGAAGGCCCGCCGCCGTACCTCCCGGCCGAGCGCTTCGACAATCTCCGCGTACGGGAGGACCTCGGCGGAGGGGGCGCCCAGGGCGGTTCCCGGAGCGGGATGCAGGCCGACAGCCAGACGCACGGTGGCATACACCCACTCGTGGAGCAGGGAGCCGTCGGACACGAACCCGGAGAAGTGGAGCGCCTCCTCGACCGCGCGTTCGGTGAAGCGGCGCACGACCAACTGTAC is a genomic window containing:
- a CDS encoding AAA family ATPase — translated: MRLAVVGAYGAGKTTLISEFAKSSRLPAVHGSPMRDPAGVRPKSLEEVTPAELVQLVVRRFTERAVEEALHFSGFVSDGSLLHEWVYATVRLAVGLHPAPGTALGAPSAEVLPYAEIVEALGREVRRRAFATYDVFVHLPVEFPLTDPVKPISEHFRVLSDRLLLEELRTAGVTVHTVTGPVEERLSALARLVDR
- a CDS encoding amidohydrolase family protein, with the protein product MTEPCGRAGFCPDDRGRRGPGRDEIRWVTAFWRELGLPGLVDVHTHFMPERVLAKVWAYFDAAGPLVGRSWPITYRFAEEERTALLRAFGVRAFTSMLYPYKPGMAEWLNAWAADFAARTPDCLHTATFFPEPDALRYVTEAVESGARVFKAHLQVGGYDPNDPRLDGVWGLLEDHGIPVVTHCGSGPVPGAHTGPEPVAALLARHPRLRLVVAHLGTPEYAEFIALAGRYPRVCLDTTMAFTRFTEEAAPFPRRELPRLLDLQGRILLGTDFPNIPYPYGEALRALADLDLGDDWLRDVCHDNAARLFGIS